In Daphnia magna isolate NIES linkage group LG5, ASM2063170v1.1, whole genome shotgun sequence, a single genomic region encodes these proteins:
- the LOC116924061 gene encoding nicotinamide N-methyltransferase: MESKRLALEKLYKDNFQPEEYLTTYYRNLDPEVEFFLRNFHHFFFVSNGGEESSATTSDFEGLEKQVEREVDEDEKVAKKNEKKTKEKRRVLEIGSGPVPISMISASSWSEWIVCSDFLEQNRQNIKHWLTMMTAVTPAPGRHEVETWLPFFQYVAELERAESETILLDRVRHSVRAVVPCNVLLTDPLMDNKDTACNADGHSLYDVIITTLCLEFATLTVEEYSTAVANVTRLLRPAGFLVVQGALGNSHYWHNNQEFPSVVLNRAIVESALADAGCQTVEWKELARCCPQQEKPADHSAVFYCLARKI; encoded by the exons aTGGAGTCAAAACGGCTAGCACTCGAGAAATTGTATAAAGATAATTTTCAGCCGGAAGAATATCTTACTACGTATTACCGGAATCTGGATCCCGAAGTAGAGTTCTTTCTTCGCAATTTCCATcacttcttcttcgtttcaaACG gAGGAGAAGAATCTTCCGCCACTACTAGCGACTTTGAAGGACTGGAAAAGCAGGTAGAACGAGAAGTGGATGAAGACGAAAAGgtggcaaagaaaaatgaaaagaagacgaaagaaaagaggcGGGTCTTGGAAATCGGCTCAGGCCCCGTGCCCATTTCAATGATCTCAGCCAGTAGTTGGAGTGAATGGATCGTTTGCAGCGATTTCTTGGAACAGAACAGACAAAACATCAAACACTGGCTGACAATGATGACGGCCGTAACACCAGCACCTGGACGGCACGAAGTTGAAACTTGGCTTCCATTCTTCCAATACGTCGCCGAACTGGAACGAGCCGA ATCAGAGACGATTTTACTGGACCGAGTCCGTCACTCCGTTCGGGCTGTTGTACCGTGCAATGTCTTATTGACTGATCCTCTGATGGATAACAAAGATACCGCCTGTAATGCTGACGGCCATTCATTGTACGACGTGATTATCACTACACTCTGTCTCGAATTCGCTACGCTTACGGTTGAAGAGTATTCGACAGCAGTGGCCAATGTAACCAGGCTCTTACGTCCGGCAGGCTTTCTCGTCGTTCAG GGCGCCCTGGGAAACAGCCATTATTGGCACAATAATCAGGAATTTCCGTCTGTTGTACTTAACCGTGCAATAGTTGAATCAGCTTTAGCGGATGCCGGATGTCAGACGGTCGAATGGAAAGAATTGGCAAGGTGTTGCCCTCAGCAAGAGAAGCCAGCTGATCATTCCGCCGTCTTCTATTGCCTAGCTCGGAAAATTTGA